The window CCGCACGTCCTCGAGCTTCTTGTCGACCACCTTCAGCGAGTTGATCATGGCCGCCAGCACCACGATCGCCGTGCCGTGCTGGTCGTCGTGGAAGACCGGGATATCGAGCTCCTCGCGCAGCCGCGCCTCGATCTCGAAACAGCGCGGAGCCGCGATGTCCTCCAGGTTCACGCCCCCGTACACAGGCGCGATCGCCTTGACGATCCGCACGATCTCATCCGTGTCCGTCGTGTCGAGGCACACCGGCCAGGCATCCACCCCGCCGAACTCCTTGAACAGCGCCGCCTTGCCCTCCATCACCGGCAACGCCGCGGCCGGACCGATGTCACCCAGACCGAGCACCGCGGTGCCGTCCGTGACCACCGCCACCGTGTTGCGCTTGATCGTCAGCCGGCGGGCGTCCTCCGGGTTCTCCGCGATCGCCAGGCACACCCGGGCCACACCCGGCGTGTACGCGCGCGACAGGTCACGACGCGTCTTGAGCGGCACCTTGTTCGTCACCTCGATCTTGCCGCCCAGGTGCATCAGGAACGTCGAGTCGCTCGACTTGAGCACCTCCGCACCCTCGATCGCGTTCACCGCCGCCACGACCCGCTCACCGTGCTCCGCGTCGATCGTGTCGCACGTGACGTCCACGACCAGGCCGTGCGACGTCGAGTGCGCGATGTCGACCCCCATGACCGCGGCACCGGCGTCAGCTACCGCGGCTACCACCGTGCTCGTGGCCCGCTGCGACGCGGCCACCTCCACACGCAGGGTGATGGTGTAGCTCGGGCTGGGCAGCGACATCGTAGTTCTCCTATGGGTTCCCGGTCCGTCCCGGGCCGGTCTGCAGCGCACGGGCGTCCGCGCACGAGGAGATTCCTACTCCCGTGACGTGACCTGCGCCACAGGGGCCCGCCATACGGACAGCGCG is drawn from Promicromonospora sp. Populi and contains these coding sequences:
- a CDS encoding NAD-dependent malic enzyme — its product is MSLPSPSYTITLRVEVAASQRATSTVVAAVADAGAAVMGVDIAHSTSHGLVVDVTCDTIDAEHGERVVAAVNAIEGAEVLKSSDSTFLMHLGGKIEVTNKVPLKTRRDLSRAYTPGVARVCLAIAENPEDARRLTIKRNTVAVVTDGTAVLGLGDIGPAAALPVMEGKAALFKEFGGVDAWPVCLDTTDTDEIVRIVKAIAPVYGGVNLEDIAAPRCFEIEARLREELDIPVFHDDQHGTAIVVLAAMINSLKVVDKKLEDVRIVVSGVGAAGNAIIRLLKAQGARHIVAFGRGGALHPGVVTDDPHRRWIVENTNTGGFAGTLQEGLKGADVFIGVSAAGILSGADVAQMADGAIVFALANPTPEVDPIEASETAAVVATGRSDYPNQINNVLAFPGLFRGLLDTGAKDITTELLRVSAVAIADVVGPDELNSAYIIPGVFDHRVAEAVADAVRRQA